A segment of the Acidobacteriota bacterium genome:
CCATGCTCGAGGACGCCCGCCGGGGCTACCAGGGCGAGCACGTGTCCAATCTCGGGTGCCTCATCGCCCACGAGCTGGCCTCGGAGCGGGGGATCCCCGCCTTTGTGGTGGACCCGGTGGCGGTGGACGAGATGACCCCGCTGGCCCGGTATTCGGGGCTGCCCGGCCTTTCGAGGCAGGCCCTCTCCCACGCGCTCAACCTCCACGCCGCGGCGCGGAAGGCCTGCGAGAGGATCGGCAAGAAGCTGTCCGAGAGCCGCCTCGTGGTGGCCCACCTCGGCGGCGGTTTTTCCATCGTCCCCATGGAGGGCGGGCGCATCGTGGACACGAACAACGCCAACTCGGGAGGCCCCTTCTCCCCGACGCGGGCGGGGACCCTTCCCACCCAGCCCCTGATCAAACTGTGCTTCTCGGGGTCCGTGAGCGCCGCCGATCTCAAGCGCATGACGACCAAGGAGGGCGGCCTGATGGCCCACCTGGGAACCCACGACGCGCTCGAAGTGGAGTCCCGCATCGCGCAGGGGGACCTGAAGGCTCGGGAGGTCTACGAGGCCATGGCCTACCAGACGGCGAAGGAGATCGGAGCCATGGCCACGGTCCTGTGCTGCCGGCTGGACGCGGTGGTCCTCACGGGCGGGCTCGCCCACTCCAACCTCTTCTGCACCTGGGTTTCCGATCGGGTCGCCCCGCTCGCCCCCCTCTTCCGCTTCCCCGGCGAGTTCGAGATGGAGGCCCTGGCCGCCGGGGCCTTCCGAGTCCTGCGGGGGGAGGAGAGGGCCAACCCCTATCCCGGAGATGCGACATGCGAAAGCTGATGCTTGGAAACGAGGCCGTGGCCCGCGGCGCCTGGGAAGCCAGGGTGGGCTTCGGGTCGGGATACCCCGGCACGCCCAGCACGGAGATCCTCGAGGCCCTGGCCGCGTACGAGGACGTGGTGGTCCAGTGGGCCCCGAACGAGAAGGTGGGGTACGAGGTGGCCATGGGGGCGTCCCTTGCGGGGACGCGCGCCCTGGTGACCATGAAACACGTGGGCCTGAACGTGGCCGCCGATCCCCTCTTCTCCTCCTCCTACATGGGCGTGGGCGGCGGGCTCGTGGTGGTTTCCGCCGACGACCCGGGCATGCATTCCAGCCAGGACGAACAGGACAACCGTGCCATCGCCAGGGCGGCCAAGGTCCTCATGGTGGAGCCCTACGACGTGGACGAATCGCGGTGGATGGCGAGGGAGGCCTTCGCCCTCTCGGAGCGCTTCGACTCCCCGGTGATCCTCCGCATGACGACGCGCGTGTGCCACCAGACGGGGGTGGCGCGGCCCGCCGACCGCGTGGATTGGAAAAGCAAGGGCTACCTCAAGGACATCCCCAAGTTCGTCATGCTCCCGAGCCACGCTCGGGAGCGCCGCCACAAAGTGGAGGAGCGCCTGCGGGCGGCCAAGGCCTTCGGCGAGGAGAGCGACCTGTGGAACCCCATCCTCACGGGGACCTCGGACGTCGGCGTCGTCACCTCCGGGGTGAGCTTCGGATACGTCCGCGAGTCTCTCCCCGAGGCATGGATTCTCAAGCTCGGGCTCACGCACCCGCTTCCCATGGAGCGCATCCGCCGCTTTTCCGGAATGGTGAAGCGCCTCTTCGTCGTGGAGGAGCTGGAGCCCTATCTGGAGGAGTCCATCCGGGCCGAAGGGATCGCCGTCGCGGGCGGGCGAGGGCTCTTCCCGTACACCGGGGAACTGAACCTCCCCCTGGTGGAGACGGCTTTGCTGGGCGCCCCGAGGAGCAAGGTCACGGTGGACCTCGGGGACCTCAAGGTCCCCTCTCGTCCACCCACCCTTTGCCCCGGCTGCAGCCACCGCGGCATGTTCACCCTGTTCCGGGAAATGAAGCTGCGCGTCATGGGGGACATCGGCTGCTATACCCTGGGCGCCCTCAAGCCGCTGGGCGCCATGGACTCCTGCATGTGCATGGGCGCCTCGGTGGGGATGGCCGAAGGCCTGGAGAAGTTCGGCGGACCCAAGGAAAAGGGAAAGACCCTCGGCGTCATCGGGGACTCCACGTTCTTCCACTCGGGCATTCCCGCCCTGGTGGACATGATCGTCAACGGCAGCCACGCCACCCTGGTCATCCTCGACAACCGATGGACGGCGATGACCGGCGGCCAGCCCCACCCGGGCACCGGCAAGGACATCCGTGGCAACGACGCGCCCCAGCTCAACGTGGCGGAGGTTTGTCGGGCCCTCGGCGTGAAGCGAGTGGTGGAGGTGGATCCCTACGATCTCGAGAAGACCCGAAGGGTCCTTGAGGAGGAACTCCAGGCCCCCGAGGTCTCCGTCGTGGTGGCCGTGGCTCCATGCCTGTTGGGTGGGCGGATCCCGAAGGGCACCCCCGTGGAGATCCACTTGGAGAACTGCGACCGCTGCGGGGCGTGCATCCGCGTGGGATGCATGGGCATCCACGAGAAGGAAGGTTTCCCCGATCTGGATCCCGACCTCTGCACGGGGTGCGGCGTCTGCGTTCAGGTCTGCGAAGCCGGCTGCATTTCGCTGCCCTCCGTGCAGGGGGAGAAAACGCCCCCGGGGGCCTGATGTTCGGCGGGCGGGACGCCCCGAGCCGGGGGGTCCGCCTGGTTCAATCGGGGCCTGAAGGCAGGACCCGCTGGCCCTGAACCTGGGGGCCCGGCGCGAAGAACGAGCCCTGATGGGGAGAAGGACATGGAGATCACCAACATCCTGTTTGCGGGCGTGGGAGGACAGGGCATCCTGACGAGCAGCCGCGTCCTCGCCCTGGCGGCGGTGGATGCGGGCCTGGACGTCAAGATGAGCGAAGTCCACGGCATGGCCCAGCGGGGAGGGAACGTGGACACGCATGTTCGGATCGGTCCCGAGGTTCCCTCTTCCCTGATCCCGAGGGGTGGGGCGCACTTTCTCGTGGCCTTCGAGAAGCTCGAGGCCCTGCGTTACCTGGATTACTTGCGCGCCGACGGCACGGTCTACGTCTGCCCCCTCGAGATCCCGCCCCTGACCCAGAGCCTCAAGAAGGACTCGGGGTACGTTCCCGACATCGACGGGGTCCTCGCCGCCAAAGCCCCGAACCTCGTCTGGGTGGACGCCGTGACCATCGCCCGCGAGGAGGGGGACCTCCGAATGGTCAACCTCATCCTCCTCGGGGCCCTCTCCATGAAGCTTTCCATGACCGAGGCCAACTGGGAGGCCGCCATCGGCCAGCGCTTCCCGAAGAAGATCCAGGCCGCATGCCTGAAGGCGTTCCGCAGGGGGGTGGAACATGTCCGTCCGGCTCACTGAGTTCGACAAGGTTCTGGAAGTCGCCCTCAAGCGGGCTCCTTACACGGTCGTCGTGGCCTGCGGGCAGGATGGCGCGGCCCTTTCCGCCCTCCTCGCCGCAGAGGAAAAGGGGCTCGCCCGAAGCATCCTGGTGGGGGACCCGGGACTCATCGGGCCGGCCATCGACGCCCTGCCGAAGCGGCTTCAACACGCGGAGATCGCCGACGCCCCCGACGAGGAGAGCGCCGTGCGCCGGGCGGTGGAAATCGTTCGGTCCGGAGAGGGCCAGATCCTCCTCAAGGGCAAGACCCAGACGGGAACGCTCATGCACGCCGTCCTCGACCGGGAGAACGGGCTGAGAACCGGCCGCCTCCTGTCCGACGCCTTCCTCTTCGAGTGCCCCTGCAAAGACGGCGTTCGGTTGGTCTGCATCACGGACGGGGGCATCAACCTCCAGCCCGATCTGGCCGCCAAGCGCCAGATCCTCGAGAACGCCGTGACGCTGTACCACAAGCTCGGGTGCGCCCGGCCCCGCGTGGCCGTCCTTTCGGCCGTGGAAAACGTTCTGCCGGGCCACGCCCCCAGCATGGACGCGGCGGCCCTCACCCGAATGGCCCATTGCGGCCAGATCGCGGACTGCGAGGTGGAAGGCCCCCTGAGTCTCGACCTGGCCATCTCCCCCGAGGCCGTGGCGAAGAAGGGCCACGCCGGGGACGTGGCGGGCCGGGCCGACATCCTCCTGTGCCCGGACATCGTGTCCGCCAACCTCCTGGCCAAATCCACCACCTACTTCGCCAAGCTGCGCCTGGCCCACGTCATCATGGGCGCGGCGGCTCCGGTGCTGATCCCCAGCCGGTCCGACACGCCCGAGGCCAAGATGCTCTCCATCGCCCTGGGCGCCATGACGGTGAGGCACTGAGGGCGCCGCCCGTGAACGGCAAGGCGCTCCTTCTCATCGACGGCGGCTACCTCGATTTCCTCCAGCGGAGCTTCGGCTCGCCGCGGCTGGACTACGGCCGCATGTCCAGAGCCATCTGCGACCACTTCGGGTTTTCTCTCCTGCGGTGCGTCTACTTCAACTGCCTCCCGTATCTGTCGGGGACCCCATCGCCGGAGGAGCAGGAGGCCTACCGGCGGAAGGAAGGCTTCTACCAGCGTCTCCAGAAGCTGGACCGATTCGAGGTCAAGCTCGGCCGTCTGGCCTTTCGGGGCCTCGACGAGGAGACGGGGAAGCCGGTTCTGGAACAGAAGCAGGTGGACGTCCTCCTCGCCGTGGAGATGGTCTACGCCGCCGCCCGCCGTTCCGTGGACGCCATCGTCCTCCTGTCGGGGGACGGGGACTTCGTTCCCGCGGTGAAGATCGTGAAGCGGGAGGGCCTCACCTTCGCCCTCGCCCACGGGCCCCGCAGCGGCCCCAACCTCACCGTCCAGGAGTCCCTCTGGGAGGCCGCCGACCTCCGCCTCACCCTCGACATGGCCTTCCTCGAGCCCCTTTTGAGAAACGACGCGGCGGCGAGGCCGTGACCTACAATTTCGATCCCGATTTGTGGCTGGAGAACCGGAAGCGCGTCCTGGACGCCCGCCGGAGGGCCGGCGATTTCGACGAGACGGCCTATCGAGAGGCGCTCGTGGACCTTGAAAGCCGCTACGAAGCCATGGTGGAGCGTCTGGACGGGACCTTCACGATCCCCTCCGCCGGCTCGCAAGACGAGGCCCCCTGAGTCCGGGACGGCCAGGGGCGCCTTTCCGGATTCGGACCGGGATGGAACAGCCAACTGGCAAGGAGCCTACGGGAGGCGGGACATCCACCACGGCTCATCCGGGACCTGGCGGCGCGTCCGCAAGCAGGATCGCGGCGGCGAGGGCGACGCGCGCGGAGGCCTCGATCGTCCGGGGCGTGATGAAGTAGACCGTGTCCTCGGGGGTGTGGTAGCCCACGTGCTTGCCCCCCATGCCGAAGAGGGAGACGGCGGGAATCCCGGCCTTCAGGAAAGGGCCGTGATCAGCGCGCGCCTCGCCCCGGGAGAGGCCCGCCTTGAGCTGGAAGGTGGGCTCGACCCGGTCGCGGGCCGTCTCGAGGGCGGCATAGATCGCCGGGTGATTCTGGCCGGCGGCCACCCAGGCTCCGTTCCCCGCACCCACCATGTCCAGGTTGAGCACGGCCACGGGCCTGCCGAGACTGGCCGGGAAATGGGCGGCGAGGTGTTTGGAGCCCAGGAGGCCCATCTCCTCCCCGCCGAACCACGCGAACACGAGGCTTCGGGCGGGGCGGGGGCGCAGGCGTGCGGCGGCCCGGGCGGCCTCCAGGAGGGCCGCGCTTCCCGAGGCGTTGTCGTCGGCCCCGGGCAGGAGCCGCGGCCAATCGCCGCAGTGGTCGAGGTGGGCGCCGAGCACGACGCACTCGCCCCGGAGGCCGGGGTCGCTGCCCGGCAGGACGGCCAGAACGTTGAAGCCCGTGGAAAGCACCGGCGGGCCGGCGTCCACCGAGTAGCGGAGGCGGCGCCCCGTGGGGAAGGAGACCGCGCCCCCCGCCTCGAGGGCCTTGCGCAGGTCGTCACATTTGAGGCCCTTTTCGGCGAGGAGTTCGTCGGCGAAGGCCGTCGAGATTTCGCCCGTGAGGGTCCCCGTCAGAGGCTCGCCGTTCGGGCTCGCCACGGCCTGATCCGCCAGAAGGCACGCCGCGGCTCCGTGCGAGGCGGCGTTGGCGTAGCGGGCGTGGGAATCGTTGTAGGCCGACCAGTCCCGGCCGTCCTTGGGCTCGCCGCGCAGGACGACCACGATGCGGCCCTTGACGTCGAGGCCCGCGTAGTCGTCCCGGCCCAGCTCCGGAGCGGTGATGCCGAATCCCGCGAAGACCACCTCCGACGTCACCTCACCGGCGCTCGATGTGAGAATGGGCATGAAGTCCTTGAACATCGTCAGCGCCCGCGGCTCGCCCTGGCCGTCGGCGGGGATTAGCTCCATGGAGGCGGCCCGCATGGAAACGCGCAGGACCGGATAAGGCTGGAGGTGGTCCGGGAACTCGGCGGGCGCCTTCAGGCCGGCCCCCGCGGCCTCGGCGGCCACCCACCGCCCGGCCCTCTCGAAACCCTCCGTGCCCGTCAGGCGCCCGGCGTACTCCGGAGAGGAGAGGCGCGCCACGGTTTCGTAGGCCCCCGCCGTCCGGACGGGCCTCACGGCCTCGGCGAGATCCCGCGGGGAGGAGGCCGGAAGGGACAGGGCCCACAGCAACGCGCCGTGGACGGCGGCGAGCGTGCGCATCCTCATGAGGGTCCTCCTCGAGGCCGCCGCACCCGAATCCTCGGCGTTCGGGATTCGAGGCGCGCCGGCGGTCACGTAATGGGCGACCCGGGCTCCACGTCTTCGAGGAAGGCGAGGAGGACCGGGTCGTCGCCCCGGTGACCCGCCATGATCATGCCGTTGGATTCGACGCCCATGAGCCTGGCGGGCTGAAGGTTGGTGACGAAGGGGCAGATTCGCCCCACGAGGTCTTCAGGGGCGTATTTCTTTCCGATGCCGGCCACGATCTGCCGGCGCTCGGAGCCGAAGTCCACGATCATCCGCACGAGCTTGCTGCTCTTGGGCACGCGCTCGGCCTCGAGGATCTTCCCGGCCCTCAAGTCCACGCGGCGGAACTCGTCGATGGACAGCCGAGGGGGCTCCTGAGGCGCCTGGGTCGCCGCTTCCGGGGAGGGCGGCTCTCGCTTCACGTCTTCCATGGCGATTTCTCTCTTCCTTTCAGGTTCGTTTCGGGCTCCTTCGGAGCCTGAAGCCGCCCTCGCGAAGTACTCCTTCTTGTCAACGCGGGGGAACAGGCCGGCGAGTTTGACGGCCCTTCCCGCCTGAGGGTCCTCCCATCGGGCCGATGCGAGGGTGGCGGGCGCGAAGCCCAGCGCCTTCGCCACGGCCCGGGCCGAGGAGGGCATGGCGGGCTCCAGCGCGAGGGCCACGAGGCGGAGGGAGCGGGCAGCTTCGGAGAGGGTGGCCAGGGCCTCCGGTGTTCCGGCTTGCTTCCACGGCTCCCTCTCCACCAGAAACTTGTTCAGGTCCGACAGGAGCGCCCACAGGGCCAGCAGCGCGTCACGGGGCGAAAGGTCCTTCACGGCCGCGTGGTAGGCGTCCAGGATTTCTAGGGTGCGCGCACGGAGGCTCCCGTCGCCGGTGCCCACCACACCGCCCGCCTGGCGTTCGAGAAGGTTGGTCAGGCGAGAGGCGAGGTTCCCCAGGTCGTTGGCGAGGTCGGCATTGAGGCGGTCGAGGAAGGCCTCGTCGGAAAAGGAGCCGTCGGTTCCGATGGGCTTGTCCCTCAGGAGGAAGTACCGCACCGCGTCGGCCCCGAATTCCGCCGCGTAGGGACGGGGGTCCACGACGTTGCCCAGGGACTTGCTCATCTTGTTGGCGTCCTTCATCCACCAGCCGTGGCCGAAGACGTGGCGCGGCAGGGGGAGGCCGGCGCTCAGGAGGAAGGCGGGCCAGTAGACGGCGTGGAAGCGGAGGATGTCCTTCCCGATGAGGTGCACGTCGGCGGGCCAGAACCGGTCGTAAAGGGCAGTCTCCTCCGATCCGAAGCCGAGGGCCGTCATGTAGTTGGAGAGGGCGTCGAGCCAGACGTAGAGCACGTGCCTGGGGTCGTCCGGGAAGGGGATGCCCCACGCGATGCTCGTCCGGCTGATGGAGAGGTCCTTGAGGCCCGACTCCACGAAGGAGCGGACCTCGTTCATCCGGGAAGCCGGGAGGACGAAGTCCGGGTGCTCCGAGTACAGGCGGAGGAGAGGCTCCTGATACTTGGAGAGGCGGAAGAAATAGGACTCCTCCTCGAGGACCGTCATGGGGTGGCCGAAGTCGGGGCACTTCCCGTCCACCACCTGGTTCTCGGGAAAGAAGGCCTCGCAGGAGACGCAGTAGGGGCCCTTGTAAGCCGCCTTGTAGATGTCTCCCGCGGCGCGAAGCCTCCGGAGCATCTCCAGAACGCCCCGTTCGTGCCGGGCCTCGGTGGTCCGGATGAAATCGTCGTGGGAGATGTCGAGCTGGCGCCAGAGCTCGTGGTAGCGCTCCACCACCCGGTCCGCGAGGGCCTGGGGCGTGATGCCCTCGGACGCGGCGGACTTCTCCACCTTCTGCCCGTGCTCGTCCGTACCCGTCAGAAAGTAGGTCTCGTGGCCCATGGAGCGGTGGTACCGGGCGAGGAAGTCGGCGCAGATGGTGCAGTAGGCGTGACCGATGTGGGGGTAATCGTTGACATAGTAGATCGGCGTCGTGATGTAGAAGCGGTTCATGGGGTCCTCTTCGGGTCGTCCTTCGCGGCTTCGCGGAAAGGCAACGGGGTCATCGGGCGATGAAGAGATCAGAACATTCGCTCCAGGGGCGCAACCCGCCCCTGGAATCGTCCGTGCCCCTCCACCGGTTCCGCCAGCGGGACTCTTGCCGAGCCTTAGTGGTCGTGGCCGCCGTGGGTGGCCGGCGCGGGTGCGGGACGGCCGCCCTCGGGCACGGCCTCGGCTTCTCGCCCCAGCCGCTCCACGGTCTCGGCGATCTCGGCGCGGGTTTCGCCGAAGACCCGGACGAGGGCGAGGACGTATACGGCCGTCGCGAACAGGAGCCACGGGGCCCCGTTGGGGAGATCGCCCCAGCGGGTCACGGCGATGAAGAGCCCCGCCGCCGCCGCCAGAAGTCCCAGCGCAAACCCCGCCGTGTGGGCCTTCCGGGCGCCTCCCTGATCGACGATGCCGGTGCATTCCTGGTAGATCGGGCAGACGGCGCACTCGCGGTACTTCTGGGCGTCCACCACGGCGGTCTTGAAGCAGTCCTTCATCATGGCCGTCCCCTCTGAAAGCTCAAAAGTATAGCACGGGAGCCATACAAGGGAGGGCCCGTCCACCCTCCCTTCGCCCCGTCCTCCCCTGCTCACCTTCGCCCCTTCTACCCCTCCTTCTCCAGGAGTTCCCGGTAGAACTGCTGGTAGAGGGCCTGGTACTCGGGGGAGCCTTCGGGGATGCGGCGCTTGATGCCCAGAACCTTGTCCCTCGCCTTTCTTTCCCGCTCGGCGTCCCTGGCCATCTCGCGCTCGAAGGCCCTCTGGATATGGCTTCGCAGGTCCTCGTCCTTGACGAAATACTCCACCTCGGGGTCGCTGAGGAGGAGGGCCCGGATCTGGAGCGTGAGATCCAGGATCTTCTCGCGGGAAAGCCGGCCCGGGCCCGAGGAGAGCACGTACCCCCTTCGCTGGGCCAGCTCTCCCTTCATTTTCGCGTGGAGGCGGTGCATCTCCACGTCTCCCTGAAGGACGGCCTGGTGATGCTCGGCCAGGAGGGTCCGCACCTCGTCGGTGAGGGCGTCCTCCACCTGGAGGTCCCTCGCGATGAGACGCGCCACCTTCTCCGACGTGCGGTCGGGGTGCTCGCTGGCGATCACCCCTCCGTCCAGCAAGGCGCGTACGATCCGTCGGCCGAGGATGTCAATGAGGGGCTGGGGCAGGCGCATGGGCGGGGTCCTCTGAGGGGGGGGCGGTTTCTNNNNNNNNNNTGGGGGGAGAAAGCTCGGCCAGACGACGGAGGGCGTACTCTCCCTGGACCGTGCCCTCGCTTTGGGCCGCCAGCTCCCGGTAAAGGGCCGCGGCGTCGTCCCGGCGTCCCAGCCTTACCATGAGTTCGGCGGCGCGGTATCGGGAGGTCAGAGCCCACTCGGCGCTCGAAGAGGTGTAGGCCACGTCGAGGTAGGCCTGGAGAGCCTCCCGCGGGCGGTCGAGGCGTTCCAGCGTGTAGGCGAAGTGGAAGCCCGTTTCGGCGTCCCGGAAGGCGGCCTTGAGCCGCGCGAAGGCCTGCAGGGCCGACTCGAGCCGGCCCCTTTCCTCCAGGAAAAGGGCCGCGGTGAACAGATCCTCTCGCTCTTCGGGGGTGGCCCGGGCGGCCGAGGCGAAGGCCTCCAGGTGGGTCACGGCGCCGGCCGTCCGCCCGAGCACGCGCGCGGCGTTTCCGGCGAGCCAGTGGGCCCTGAGCGCCTGGACGGGCGACAAACCGCTGGGTACGGAAAGGGAGCGTTCCAGCGCCTCCAGGGCCGGGGCCATGTCGCGCTGGGCAAAGGCCGCTTCCCCGAGGAGGAGGAGGGCCTCGGGGTCCGCGGATGCCTGCAGGAGGGAGCGCGCGGCGGTGAAATCCCCCCGGCTTGTGGCTTCTCGGGCCAGGAAGAGCAAGGCTTCCGGGGCCCCCGGTCCCTTCGGTCTCCGGTCCAGGTACCCTCGGTAGGCCTGGGCGGCGCCGGCGCGGTCCCCCGAGGCCAGGCTGGACCGGGCCCGTCTCAGGAGGGTCTCTCCCTCGGAGAGGGCGGAGGGTTCCGATTCCCGGAAGGGAGGCACGGCTCGCAGGGCGGCCTCCGGGCCCTCCTGGACCAGGAGCGTCATTTCCAGGCGCCGCTGGGCCAGGGGCGCCAGGGCGTTGTCCGGGGTCGGGGCGGCCGCGGCGCGGAGATCCTCCAGGGCCTCGGGGAGTCTTCCGGCCTGGAGGAGCAGGTCGGCCCGGACCAGGCGGATCGTGGCCGCTTCTCCTGAGGAATCGACGAGGAGAGGCGTCAGAAGTTCCAGCGCCTCTTCCGTCCGGCCGCTCCGCGCGAGCGAGTCGGCGCACCGCAGGGTCAGGGCCGTCCTCCTCGAAGGTTCCGCGAGCGTTCGAATCGCCTCGACGGCGGGCGCGAGCCGTCCCTCGACGAGGTCCGCGAGAGCCATCTGGTAGCGCGCCTCGTCTTCTTCATCGGGATCGCGGGTGGAAGTGGTGGCTTCCACGAGATGGAGGCGGGCCTCCTCCATGGAGCCGCGGGCGAGAGCCTCCCTCCACCGAAGCCGGGCGAGCCGGCGGGTCTGGGAGGGATCCAGGGGGAAGGCGCGCGCCGCGTCGAGCAGGCCGACCGCGTCGCCGGCCCGGCCCTCCGTGGCGAGGCTTTCGGCGGCCAGGAGCAGGGCCTCCCGGGCCTCGGGGGCGTCGGGGTACGCCTCCGCAACGACCTTCAGGACCTCGCGGGCGCGGCCCGAATCGCCCTCCGAAAGGAGGATTCGTCCCATGAGGAGGTAGGCCCCGGGAGCGGCGGCCCCTTCGGGGGCGGCCTGAATCCTCTCCGCAAGGATCTCCTGGGCGTCGGCGGAACGGCCGCATTCCCAGGCGAGCCGGGCCGCCGCCAGGGCGGCGCGGCCCTTTTCACCCTCCGAGGAAGCCGAAGCCGAGGCCAGAGAAGCCCAACGGGCCGCCCGGGCGGGATCCCGGGGCCCCTCCCACGCCAGCCGTGACGCCAGAATGGCGCCTTCGAGGCGGACGGCCGGGTCGGACCATATGGGGAGGCCGGGCTCCAGGAGGTCCAGGGCCTCGGCGAAGCGCCCCTGGCTCGCGAGGGACCGCGCGCCCCGAAGCCGGGCCTCGGCCGATGCCGGGCCATCGGGAAACCGGGCCAGAAGGGCCCGCACCGCCGCGACGGTCGCCTCGGCATCCCGGCGCAAGTCCGCCCCGCGGACGGCGGCGAGGGAGGCGGCCTCCTCCCAGGCCTTCAAGGGGATTCGGGTGCGCACGAGATCGTAGGCTCGGGCGGCCTCGCCCGTGGCGAGCAGGGCCCACGCGCGAAGGAGATCGGCGCGCGCCTGTTCGTCGTCGGGGAGCATCCCGGCGGAATCCAGGGCCTGGAGGGCCCCGTCCGCGTCCTTCAGTCGCAGGCGGCAGGCGGCGAGGAGAAGATGGGCCTCGGTTCTCACGTCGCCCGACAGGCCGGGATCCGCGGCCAGGGAGCCGAGGAGGCGCGCCGCGGGTTCGTCCCGCCCGAGGACCGAAAGGCCCCGGGCCAGCGCCAGCCGGTCCGGAGCGGTCCGTCGCGATTCGGGAAGGGCCGTGAGGGCCCGCACGGCGCCCTCGGGATCGTCGAGGGCCTCGGCGGCGCGGGCGGTCAGTCGAAGGTGGCGCAGGCGGGCCGGTTCCTTGCCCTTCAGCGGAGCTTTCAAGGCCTCGGCGGCCTCGGCGGCGCGACCAAGGGCGAGGAGGGCCTCCGCCCGGTCCAGGGGAAGCGTGTCCTGATCCTTGGCCGGAAGCCCCTTCAGGGCCTCCTCGAGGAGCGGGAGGGCCTCCCCGGGGCGTCCCTGCTCCAGCAGACCGCGTCCGACCAGGCCGGCCACGTAGGGACGGTGGGGCCCTCCGGGATGGCGCTCGAGGTAGGCCAATCCCCGCTCCACGGCGGTCTGGACCGCTCCCTCCCGGACGAGTCGCTGAAAGATCTGGAAGTCCTCTGCCTCGGCAGCCAGAATCGGGCCGCGGAACGGGCAGAGGAGGAGGAACAGGACCGGCAGGCTACCGGCCCGAACCGTTTTCAAGGAAGAGGATGCGCTGGCAACCCTCACAGAAGACCACCTCCTCGCCGTAGTGGAGGTCCTGGATCAGCTTGGGGCGGACGCTCATGAAGCACCCCTGGCAGATGCCGCCCTTGGCCTCGACGACGGCAAGGCCGTTCCGCTGGGCGGCGATGTGCGTGTACTTGGTGAACCACCCCGGGTGCATGGCT
Coding sequences within it:
- a CDS encoding indolepyruvate oxidoreductase subunit beta is translated as MEITNILFAGVGGQGILTSSRVLALAAVDAGLDVKMSEVHGMAQRGGNVDTHVRIGPEVPSSLIPRGGAHFLVAFEKLEALRYLDYLRADGTVYVCPLEIPPLTQSLKKDSGYVPDIDGVLAAKAPNLVWVDAVTIAREEGDLRMVNLILLGALSMKLSMTEANWEAAIGQRFPKKIQAACLKAFRRGVEHVRPAH
- a CDS encoding M20/M25/M40 family metallo-hydrolase, encoding MRMRTLAAVHGALLWALSLPASSPRDLAEAVRPVRTAGAYETVARLSSPEYAGRLTGTEGFERAGRWVAAEAAGAGLKAPAEFPDHLQPYPVLRVSMRAASMELIPADGQGEPRALTMFKDFMPILTSSAGEVTSEVVFAGFGITAPELGRDDYAGLDVKGRIVVVLRGEPKDGRDWSAYNDSHARYANAASHGAAACLLADQAVASPNGEPLTGTLTGEISTAFADELLAEKGLKCDDLRKALEAGGAVSFPTGRRLRYSVDAGPPVLSTGFNVLAVLPGSDPGLRGECVVLGAHLDHCGDWPRLLPGADDNASGSAALLEAARAAARLRPRPARSLVFAWFGGEEMGLLGSKHLAAHFPASLGRPVAVLNLDMVGAGNGAWVAAGQNHPAIYAALETARDRVEPTFQLKAGLSRGEARADHGPFLKAGIPAVSLFGMGGKHVGYHTPEDTVYFITPRTIEASARVALAAAILLADAPPGPG
- a CDS encoding NYN domain-containing protein, which codes for MNGKALLLIDGGYLDFLQRSFGSPRLDYGRMSRAICDHFGFSLLRCVYFNCLPYLSGTPSPEEQEAYRRKEGFYQRLQKLDRFEVKLGRLAFRGLDEETGKPVLEQKQVDVLLAVEMVYAAARRSVDAIVLLSGDGDFVPAVKIVKREGLTFALAHGPRSGPNLTVQESLWEAADLRLTLDMAFLEPLLRNDAAARP
- a CDS encoding phosphate acyltransferase, with product MSVRLTEFDKVLEVALKRAPYTVVVACGQDGAALSALLAAEEKGLARSILVGDPGLIGPAIDALPKRLQHAEIADAPDEESAVRRAVEIVRSGEGQILLKGKTQTGTLMHAVLDRENGLRTGRLLSDAFLFECPCKDGVRLVCITDGGINLQPDLAAKRQILENAVTLYHKLGCARPRVAVLSAVENVLPGHAPSMDAAALTRMAHCGQIADCEVEGPLSLDLAISPEAVAKKGHAGDVAGRADILLCPDIVSANLLAKSTTYFAKLRLAHVIMGAAAPVLIPSRSDTPEAKMLSIALGAMTVRH
- the buk gene encoding butyrate kinase; translation: MAELYRVLVVNPGSTGTKLALYSTVGREAEETVSAPHEKGPLLAQLPTRVQAAREFLARHGAEPLHAVVGRGGLIRPVPSGTLVVSEAMLEDARRGYQGEHVSNLGCLIAHELASERGIPAFVVDPVAVDEMTPLARYSGLPGLSRQALSHALNLHAAARKACERIGKKLSESRLVVAHLGGGFSIVPMEGGRIVDTNNANSGGPFSPTRAGTLPTQPLIKLCFSGSVSAADLKRMTTKEGGLMAHLGTHDALEVESRIAQGDLKAREVYEAMAYQTAKEIGAMATVLCCRLDAVVLTGGLAHSNLFCTWVSDRVAPLAPLFRFPGEFEMEALAAGAFRVLRGEERANPYPGDATCES
- the metG gene encoding methionine--tRNA ligase; this encodes MNRFYITTPIYYVNDYPHIGHAYCTICADFLARYHRSMGHETYFLTGTDEHGQKVEKSAASEGITPQALADRVVERYHELWRQLDISHDDFIRTTEARHERGVLEMLRRLRAAGDIYKAAYKGPYCVSCEAFFPENQVVDGKCPDFGHPMTVLEEESYFFRLSKYQEPLLRLYSEHPDFVLPASRMNEVRSFVESGLKDLSISRTSIAWGIPFPDDPRHVLYVWLDALSNYMTALGFGSEETALYDRFWPADVHLIGKDILRFHAVYWPAFLLSAGLPLPRHVFGHGWWMKDANKMSKSLGNVVDPRPYAAEFGADAVRYFLLRDKPIGTDGSFSDEAFLDRLNADLANDLGNLASRLTNLLERQAGGVVGTGDGSLRARTLEILDAYHAAVKDLSPRDALLALWALLSDLNKFLVEREPWKQAGTPEALATLSEAARSLRLVALALEPAMPSSARAVAKALGFAPATLASARWEDPQAGRAVKLAGLFPRVDKKEYFARAASGSEGARNEPERKREIAMEDVKREPPSPEAATQAPQEPPRLSIDEFRRVDLRAGKILEAERVPKSSKLVRMIVDFGSERRQIVAGIGKKYAPEDLVGRICPFVTNLQPARLMGVESNGMIMAGHRGDDPVLLAFLEDVEPGSPIT
- a CDS encoding thiamine pyrophosphate-dependent enzyme is translated as MRKLMLGNEAVARGAWEARVGFGSGYPGTPSTEILEALAAYEDVVVQWAPNEKVGYEVAMGASLAGTRALVTMKHVGLNVAADPLFSSSYMGVGGGLVVVSADDPGMHSSQDEQDNRAIARAAKVLMVEPYDVDESRWMAREAFALSERFDSPVILRMTTRVCHQTGVARPADRVDWKSKGYLKDIPKFVMLPSHARERRHKVEERLRAAKAFGEESDLWNPILTGTSDVGVVTSGVSFGYVRESLPEAWILKLGLTHPLPMERIRRFSGMVKRLFVVEELEPYLEESIRAEGIAVAGGRGLFPYTGELNLPLVETALLGAPRSKVTVDLGDLKVPSRPPTLCPGCSHRGMFTLFREMKLRVMGDIGCYTLGALKPLGAMDSCMCMGASVGMAEGLEKFGGPKEKGKTLGVIGDSTFFHSGIPALVDMIVNGSHATLVILDNRWTAMTGGQPHPGTGKDIRGNDAPQLNVAEVCRALGVKRVVEVDPYDLEKTRRVLEEELQAPEVSVVVAVAPCLLGGRIPKGTPVEIHLENCDRCGACIRVGCMGIHEKEGFPDLDPDLCTGCGVCVQVCEAGCISLPSVQGEKTPPGA